One Babylonia areolata isolate BAREFJ2019XMU chromosome 27, ASM4173473v1, whole genome shotgun sequence DNA window includes the following coding sequences:
- the LOC143301341 gene encoding uncharacterized protein LOC143301341, producing the protein MNVVIIPAVTSLLLLLTTLSRAAPSDVSKSEDESELAKRLSSFVRIGRPSSFVRIGRASHFVRIGRPGNFVRIGRSYGNDVDDFGYDTEGDNYGTDKRTSKFVRIGKASRFVRIGKSGQEMMPTDKRMSSFVRIGRGGDPYGELYNDGLNKRYSSFVRIGRSPTFPFLPSDSSEESGAAAKA; encoded by the exons ATGAACGTGGTCATCATACCCGCCGTGAcgtcactcctcctccttctgacgACACTCTCCCGCGCGGCCCCGTCTGACGTCAGCAagtctgaggacgagtcggaacTGGCCAAACGGCTGAGCAGTTTCGTCCGGATAGGGCGACCCAGCAGCTTCGTTCGCATTGGACGAGCTAGCCATTTTGTCCGAAtcg GTCGCCCTGGCAACTTTGTTCGCATCGGCCGAAGCTATGGAAATGATGTTGATGACTTCGGGTACGACACAGAAGGCGACAACTACGGCACGGACAAGAGGACCTCCAAATTCGTCCGCATCGGCAAAGCTTCCAG GTTCGTACGGATCGGAAAGTCGGGCCAGGAGATGATGCCAACAGATAAACGCATGTCGTCGTTCGTCCGCATCGGCAGAGGAGGGGACCCGTACGGCGAGCTCTACAACGACGGCCTCAACAAACGGTACTCCTCCTTCGTCCGCATCGGCCGAAGTcctacctttcccttccttccctctgacAGTTCCGAAGAGTCTGGCGCCGCTGCCAAAGCGTAG